In Solwaraspora sp. WMMD406, the genomic window CGTGAACGACACCTGCACCATCCCGTCACCGCTGGAATCCCCGTACGGGCGCACCACCTCACCCATCGGACCTCCCCACACCACCGGACTCCAACAGATCCGCCACCGGATTCAGATAATCCGCGGCACGCGCCACCACCCCGTCACGCCCCTTCCCCCCGTCCGCCGGACGCCGCATCACCCCGAACGTCCCATCCCCGATCGCCCCCAGCAACGACCCGTCCGCGATCCGCTCCAACAGCTCCACCGCCTCCGCCAACACCCGCCCCGCCCGCCGCTGCACGAACCCACCGGGAGCCGGCGCGAAATCCTCCGCCAATCCGCCCGCCGCACCCACCACGTACCGCACGTTCTGCAGCGCGATGTCCCGGTCACTGAGCCACGGCGTCGCCACCGCCTCCGTCATCATCCCCACCAACAAGATGCTCTGCCCGGTCAACACCCCCGCCAGATTGAAAAACCCGTTCAACAAATTTCCCCGAAACACGTCACCCGTCATGTGACGCGTTGGCGGCATCCACTTCAACGGGGCATTGGGAAACAGCTCCCGCGCCAACAACGCATGCGCCAACTCCAACCGGAACGACTCCGGAACAGCCGGATCAATCTCGAACGCGTGCCCCAGACCCAACTGCCAGTCCGCCAACCCGGCCTCCACCGCGAAATACTCGTTCAACAACTGCGACACCGTCACCGTGTGCGCCGCCTCCACCGCATCGGCGGTCGTCAGATAATTATCCTCGCCCGTGTTGATGATGATGCCCGCACGCGCATGAACCTGGCGGGAAAAACGCTGATCCACGAACGTCCTGATCGGATTGATATCCCGGAACAAAATCCCGTACATCGAATCGTTCAACATCATGTCCAACCGCTCCAACCCCGCCAACACCGCCATCTCCGGCATACACAACCCCGAAGCGTAATTCGTCAAACGCACATAACGCCCCACCTCAGCGGACACCTCGTCCAACGCCGCCCGCATCAACCGAAAATTCTCCTGCGTCGCGTACGTCCCCGCGAACCCCTCCCGCGTCGCCCCCTCCGGCACGTAATCCAACAACGACTGACCCGTCGACCGAATAACCGCGATCACATCCGCGCCAGCCCGCGCCGCCGCCTTCGCCTGCACCACATCCTCATAAATGTCCCCGGTCGCCACGATCAGATAGATCCACGGCCGCCCCGGCGGATCCCCCCACCGCCCCACCAACCGCTCCCGCTCCGCCCGACACCGGTCGACCCGCGCCACCCCCGCCGCCGCCACCGCACCCGCCAACCGCCGCGCCACCCCCGCCTCGACCCCCACCGGCACCCTGAACCGCACCGCCCCCGCCGCCGCCTCCTGCGCCAACCCCGTCACCGCCGCCGAATCCACCCCCGACACCCCCGCCCGCACCAACGCGTCACACACCGGCACCGCCACCCCGTGCGCCAACCCCACCTGCCCCGCAACCACATCCACCAACCGGTTCACCCACGGAATCCCCTCCGCATCCGCCCCCACCACCCCCATCAACCGCAACACCGCCCG contains:
- a CDS encoding lysine 5,6-aminomutase subunit alpha encodes the protein MGGLLGLDAAVVGRARELAARVGEPVVALACSHTTVSVERAVLRLMGVVGADAEGIPWVNRLVDVVAGQVGLAHGVAVPVCDALVRAGVSGVDSAAVTGLAQEAAAGAVRFRVPVGVEAGVARRLAGAVAAAGVARVDRCRAERERLVGRWGDPPGRPWIYLIVATGDIYEDVVQAKAAARAGADVIAVIRSTGQSLLDYVPEGATREGFAGTYATQENFRLMRAALDEVSAEVGRYVRLTNYASGLCMPEMAVLAGLERLDMMLNDSMYGILFRDINPIRTFVDQRFSRQVHARAGIIINTGEDNYLTTADAVEAAHTVTVSQLLNEYFAVEAGLADWQLGLGHAFEIDPAVPESFRLELAHALLARELFPNAPLKWMPPTRHMTGDVFRGNLLNGFFNLAGVLTGQSILLVGMMTEAVATPWLSDRDIALQNVRYVVGAAGGLAEDFAPAPGGFVQRRAGRVLAEAVELLERIADGSLLGAIGDGTFGVMRRPADGGKGRDGVVARAADYLNPVADLLESGGVGRSDG